The nucleotide window ATCGGTGGTAACATTATTGCGCATGCAAGTACGACGCGGTTGAGTTTGAAGAAAGGACGGGGTGAGACTCGGGTCTGCAAGATCTATGATAGTCCATGTCTCCCTGAGAGCGATTGCCTGTTCGCTATCAATGAGGATGGTATTGGGGACCCGAGCCCCAAGGACTTGGAGAATGACTGAAAAGGGCGCGGATAGATTCTCAGGCTACGAGTTCATGATTATAGTTGTTTTGCTTGCATGTATAGGCTGCGTACATAATAATAGCCTCTGGCATTCCCGATATTTGACTAGTATATCATTTCTTGTAGGAAGAGTCAATTCGCATTATCCATGGAATTGGTGTAGTTGCGGAGATGCAGCAAGGCGGTGGCAGCTTTATTGCTGGGGGCGGCGCCAAGACCTGTTTTTTCTGGAGCGCCGAAagagcttcagcttctgccCTTCAACTCCGCCGTGCAGCGACTCCTCCCTCCAATTACCTCCATCGGCCATGGAGACTTGAACTGACCATTAACTCCAGATCGTGAAGTGTGGTCTGTTTCTTAGTCAAGTCATGGCTAAAATCTACAAAGATACCCGAGTCGACCTCCGGCCGTACTCGCCGAACACCGTCGTCAACATCCCGATCTCGACCCAAGAAAGTACGCAAAGCCGCGCGCGATTCTCGGTCATCTCGAGCCCCAACCGTGACGAGCCGGTCGCgaaggacgaagacgagtTTTCCAAACGATACCTAGCGAGCCAGGGTTCGATCTATTTCCGCAAACGCAATGTCTACCCCCGAACCTTTCTGTGGAGGGTTGTCGATAACAGCAAGATCTTGGAGATCCAGTGCGTGGATCTGACCAAGGCTGGTATCGAGCACCACGAATACAATGTAACACTGCGCTTGGAATTTGAGGAAGGAATTGTCCCTTCAGGTGTTGATTTTGCCGATTTGGAGGAGCACGAAGCGTTGAGCGTGTTCGTGatcaccacctccaagacCCTCCACACCTTGACACTACGCCCCGAGTTCTTCCGCAGGACTGCATCAATTGACAACAACATCTCCGACTGGTGCAAGACTTTCAATCCCGCACCTCTCACATTCTCTTATCCACACCGTCTACATGCGAGCAGCCCGCTGGAGCTGTTCGTGTCTCTTGACAATGGCGCACTCTTGCGCTTGACCAGGAAGTCTGGTGACGATGGTAAACCCACTATCCTTGTTTAAAATCATCACTTGTTATATAACTGCGATACTGATCTATCTTGATGTGTCCCAGGCTCACACTGGTCTCCCCTGACCTTCGACGAGAGAACTTGGGGCTCGTCGATTCGCGGGCTGGTCAAATGGCATGCGCAGCCGTCAATTAAATACCAAGGACGCACCCTCGAATTGAGCGCGCCAAACGCTATCGCCACTACAACTGATCAGACCTATGTCTTCGCTGTCTGCTTGAACCACACGCTCAAGATCTGGAACCTTGCTACCAACAAGTTGGCCGCTACGAAGGACCTACTGGACCGTGATGTGCAACCGTCGGAGGAATCTTTGTACTCGCTGAATCCATCCGAAACTTCCTTCATCAGGGTCTTTAACATGGAGCGTGCGCTTGACGGTGCGTACCGTTATTATGTTGTCACATATTCGCCGTTCGAAGACGGGCTCTTCAAGTTCTGGGCTGTCAAGGGAGGCCTGACGTCGCCGCTTGTTATCGAGGATCTGTACCCGGGTGCTGCACTGAAGCCTCTGGATCCCGACTCGACCGGGAGCATGTTCTGGAGTATCGCCGACTTCCAGATCAAGCCTGCTGAGGAAGGAAAGCGCATGGAGCTGTGGGTTCTGTGGAGAAACAGCAGCCTGTACCAGCTGTTTACGCTGCATTTCAACTTCGAAACCCTGGTGACGGATTGGAAGTCCAACTGGGCGTCTACAGTTATGGACACCCGCGGTCAGGCATATCCCCCCGTTATGGCCTTGTCTGACGTGGTGGATCCGACGGAGAAGTGGCTCGAATTCCTCCTGCAGCCCAACAAATACTCGACGGAGGTCCTTGAGACTGCCCTCTCTATCTACCAGGAGGCACTCAGACCTCTGTCGTCGCCCAGCACGCTGAAGAGAAGCGCCCCTCTGGCAGAAAGGCTCTGCTCTACCGTTGCTGCCACTGTCTCTCTTCGCAAGTACgccgatgatgggatggacttCACACGGTACCGAACCGATACAGACTCGAAGTGGCGCCAATTCTGGCAGATTGCGGATGATGTCAACAAGAGAAGGTTTGAGCCAGTCTCTCTTGCATATGATACCTACTATGAGACACCGTGGATGGTCCTTTCCGACAGCTGTGCCGTGATTCGTGAATGCAGCGCAACCGAGCTCATTCTACATAACTCCGGCCCAGAGCTTCGCGCGGAAGCACCCAAAATCGTTGATCGCTGGAGGCACCGGAACCTGGATTCAGAGATCGGCAGCCTCTTTGAGGATGCCTCTCACCTTCTGAACGTTGCCTCCAGCTTCCGGAGGAGCTTCGCTCCCGAACTCGAAGTAGCATGCCAGGGCGCCCTTGAAGCAGAGCTGTTCACTGAACCCTCCATCTCTGTGCAGGATAGAATGGAGGCGTTCCGCGAGCGATGTGATTTCGGAGAGCAAATCTCCAACAAGACATACGATGGTCTGGTTGGTGCCGTTAATGAGCGTCTGAACATCTTCAGCTTGCCAAATGAAGTGTTCTACACCCTTGTGGACACGATTCCGCTGGGTTTCCCTGGCAAGGACTCTGATCTCGTCAACACTCATTTCGGTGTCAAGGTCATCGTCAACGGTGTCCAGGAGACGATCTCCTTTACGCGAAAGACTCTGACAGACCTCTTGTACATGATCCTTTTCATCGATGGTGAAGTTCAGCAGGAGGAAGACTCGACGTTCGACGCCGCAGACTTGTTTGTCACTATCATAACCCTCCTGAGGGAATATGAGATGATGTCTTGGTTGAGCTCGAATTCCCGCAAGTGCTCCGACAGACCGGCGAAGGCCACTGATGACATGTCCGTCACCTCGTTCTTTGTCAAGGAAGCGCCAGCACATAAGGATGGTGAGAGGATAGCGACTATCCTTGAGGATCTGTTCGCCAGCGATATCAAGCCACGTCAAGCCGTCGGCCTGCCCCAGAGCTACACGATATCTCTTGGTATTCGGGATATTCTCTCCTGGGTGACTCGTCAAGGCGAAGTCGCCTACCCCAATGCTCTTGTCTACATACAATGTGACCTCATCGCTAAGAACAATATCGACCTTGCATGGGACTTCCTCCGCTTCCAAGCAAGCACATCCTGGGCGACCTATGTCAAGGGTAGGCTGTATGTTGCCATGTCCGAATACGATACTGCGGCTTTGTATTTCCGCAAAGCTGCCTATCTTCTTTGTAAGTCCTCGTCTCACATACCCGTTGTGATCCCCTGTCTGACCTTACACAGCATGCGGAAAACCCCTGGGTAACCTGCACGAGATGTCCTCGACCCTCCTCGACATCGTCTCCGTGGACTGCTTCCACAACGGTCTTCCCAAGTACTTCCAACACATCTTGACAATATTCGAACATGCGCGCTCGTTCTCCCACGTCGCCGACTTCGCCAGCCTCGCGCTACAGGCCCTTTCCAGTGAGCACGGAAGCGAGCAAGACCCCGAATTCGCTAGCCTACGGGCCGATCTCCTCTCACGTCTGTTCTATGCTTCTCTACAGAACTGCCAATTCGACCAGGCATACTCGGCGCTGGCCAGATACAGGGATCGCGCACTGCAGAAGTCCGCCCTGAGCTCTCTCATCACCGGCATCCTGGCCGCCTCAGGACCCGGCACCGCAGGACTACAGAAGATCCTCCACTTCCCGACCACGCTCATCCCTAACATCGCCTCCCACGTAGACGACATCCTGGCCTCGCTTGCCCGCAAACAGACTTCCTTCAGCTCCTACCTTGACGCAGAGAGCAAATGGGCCGACAGCACCCCCGACTACCAGCGAATCCTACAAGCATACCGCATCGCACGGGGCGACTACCGCGGCGCAGCAGAGATCGCCTACCGCAACGTCCAGCGTCTCCGCCACGCCCGAGACCACTCAACCCATCTGGTCCTCACCCGGGCGCGAGACACCGCCGAGGACAACCGTCCCATCGAGGAAGACGACCCGGAGAGCAAGGAAATCCGCCACgagctcctctccctcatcaacctcctcgCCTGCGTCGACAAGAGCGAATCCTACATCCTCGTGGACAGAGACggaccctcctcctccaccttcaacCCCCTCACCGACCGCCGTCGCAGCAGCCTCGCCcccgccgacgacgacggaAACGTCTTCATGGAAGACGCCGAAGCCACCACCAGTACTACTGGCGGCCCGGcctctcccaccaccccctacaactcctcatcccaccccaaccaacaccGTCGCCTCAGCGCCAGCCCAACCGCCATCCGTCCCTCCAGCCGTCGCGACAGCAAATCCTCCATCACATCCGCCACCATCACAATCCCTCAACGTCGCGTCATCGTAACGCTGGACCATCTGCGTCGCGAGTTCCAGACCGAGCTGGATCGCGTCAGCCGTATCGAGCGTGGCGATTGGGAATTTGGAATTCTCGATGACGGTGATCCTGTTGGCGGTGGCCAGGATCATGATGATACGATGCTTCTCGCGTAGATTTGCTACTTTTAGCTTAAGGCTGATATCGCTTGAAATTTTCCTTATTTAAACTCATTGTTTaactattttcctttttcatttttccgtccatccatccatccaatcatcTCACTACGCAATACACACGGGAGTTGAAGGAATCTCTTAGTTTAGTCACTACTTTCCtatctagttagttataaCTAGTCAGCTAGGTACGTAGTTGCCTTGTTAcactagtctagtctagtctagtctagtcgaATCGATTCGGTTACATCGTGATCACCATTGTTCTCATTAAATcgtcttattattatcatcatcattgttatAATTACTACCTTACCCGTAACCAGAatagtagctagctagctagctagatatagtatatttccGATCCGGACGGACAATTTCCTTgttttcctccctcccccccccttctctcccgcATACTTCCTGCTCgctcgatcgatcgatctgGGGGCGGCTGACTGGCTAACTGGGCTTGCTGAACGGGATCGTGTACGTAACTATgtaactatgtatgtatgtgtccTGTAAAGTACTGACTTGTCTGAGAAAGCGGGCTACTAGTAAGGCcaaaaatcaaagaaaaggcaagagcagaagaataataaattctattttaGGCTTAGATAACCAATCCTCCACGTACCTTGATGAGTGTTCATGGTTCCATCTAGCTCCAAGCAAGTACCGAATTGTCTAATTCTAGAACTTCATCGGGAGTGttgatcctctctctcttgaaACAAAGCTTCCCAAGAACTGGTAGGTACTATTACACATTAATTTTTGGTGGAATCATGTAACAAGTCGACATGTGGGATCAGGTCCACGTAAGTCCGGATCTAGTTCGTCATAAGAAGAACTATTATATGCCGGGTGATTATACCGGAGAGGATTAGTTTGGGTCGAGTTTCCTTGATTTCTTCCCTGTTCCTTGCCGTCGAGGCATCCAGAGTCATGCATGCCTAGCGTGGGTGGGACACAACACGCTAAGGGATCGGGTCCATCCGCTCGCCCCCGCCCTTTTCCAAGAAATCGGGGAATTTGGGTGAAGAAGTggcccttcttcagatcaCATCTCGTTTTCGCACATGTTCGCAGGAAGGAGAAACTCAATTATATTACCCGCTCGGATAGATCGAGCTTAAGATTTCATTAAATTAACCCCTagattttaattactatgtatgtaccgTCATGAAATGTGACCCATCATGGTTCATATGTACCTCCCTGCTGGCCGCCCCACGCCGTCAAATCAGCTAGCCAGTCACACTAAGCCTGGGGCGACTCCTCCTGTTCATCCATCGCCAAACTTGCATAAAGCCTGCTAAAGTGTGACTTGTCTGAACAGAGCAGGGTATGCGGGTTTCCGCACTCCACTATACGTCCCGCGTCTAGAACGACAACCTTGTCGTAGTCGAGAATCGTGTCAAGTTTGTGCGCAACGGTGAGAATGGTGTGGGAGCTAAACTTTTCGCGGATGATCCGTTGCATTATTTCGTCGGTTTTGGTGTCCACACTATGCATCAAATCCTGGTCAGTACTATGCCCGTGGTCCTGGGTTGGAAGGGAACGTGCGTACCTGCTTGTGGCTTcatcaaggacaaggatATTTCCTGGCCGGAGAATGGCTCGTGCGAGACAGAATAGCTGTTGCTGGCCATGAGATAGGAAGAGATCATCGATGTCGACGTCAAGGCCGCCTTTCTCCTGGACCTTGGAATACAGGCCCACGCTCTTGAGAGCATGCGTAATGGCTTCATCGGAGAAGCATCCCGTCGGATCGGCATTTGCTCTCACACTACCCTTCATGAGAAGGGGGCTCTGAGAAACCCCATTGATCCGCGAGCGGATTCCCTGACGTGGTAATTGGCTTATGTCGAGTCCATCAATCAGAATATGGCCGGTAGT belongs to Aspergillus luchuensis IFO 4308 DNA, chromosome 3, nearly complete sequence and includes:
- a CDS encoding uncharacterized protein (COG:U,Y;~EggNog:ENOG410PICI;~InterPro:IPR011047,IPR021717;~PFAM:PF11715;~antiSMASH:Cluster_3.5), which codes for MAKIYKDTRVDLRPYSPNTVVNIPISTQESTQSRARFSVISSPNRDEPVAKDEDEFSKRYLASQGSIYFRKRNVYPRTFLWRVVDNSKILEIQCVDLTKAGIEHHEYNVTLRLEFEEGIVPSGVDFADLEEHEALSVFVITTSKTLHTLTLRPEFFRRTASIDNNISDWCKTFNPAPLTFSYPHRLHASSPLELFVSLDNGALLRLTRKSGDDGSHWSPLTFDERTWGSSIRGLVKWHAQPSIKYQGRTLELSAPNAIATTTDQTYVFAVCLNHTLKIWNLATNKLAATKDLLDRDVQPSEESLYSLNPSETSFIRVFNMERALDGAYRYYVVTYSPFEDGLFKFWAVKGGLTSPLVIEDLYPGAALKPLDPDSTGSMFWSIADFQIKPAEEGKRMELWVLWRNSSLYQLFTLHFNFETLVTDWKSNWASTVMDTRGQAYPPVMALSDVVDPTEKWLEFLLQPNKYSTEVLETALSIYQEALRPLSSPSTLKRSAPLAERLCSTVAATVSLRKYADDGMDFTRYRTDTDSKWRQFWQIADDVNKRRFEPVSLAYDTYYETPWMVLSDSCAVIRECSATELILHNSGPELRAEAPKIVDRWRHRNLDSEIGSLFEDASHLLNVASSFRRSFAPELEVACQGALEAELFTEPSISVQDRMEAFRERCDFGEQISNKTYDGLVGAVNERLNIFSLPNEVFYTLVDTIPLGFPGKDSDLVNTHFGVKVIVNGVQETISFTRKTLTDLLYMILFIDGEVQQEEDSTFDAADLFVTIITLLREYEMMSWLSSNSRKCSDRPAKATDDMSVTSFFVKEAPAHKDGERIATILEDLFASDIKPRQAVGLPQSYTISLGIRDILSWVTRQGEVAYPNALVYIQCDLIAKNNIDLAWDFLRFQASTSWATYVKGRLYVAMSEYDTAALYFRKAAYLLSCGKPLGNLHEMSSTLLDIVSVDCFHNGLPKYFQHILTIFEHARSFSHVADFASLALQALSSEHGSEQDPEFASLRADLLSRLFYASLQNCQFDQAYSALARYRDRALQKSALSSLITGILAASGPGTAGLQKILHFPTTLIPNIASHVDDILASLARKQTSFSSYLDAESKWADSTPDYQRILQAYRIARGDYRGAAEIAYRNVQRLRHARDHSTHLVLTRARDTAEDNRPIEEDDPESKEIRHELLSLINLLACVDKSESYILVDRDGPSSSTFNPLTDRRRSSLAPADDDGNVFMEDAEATTSTTGGPASPTTPYNSSSHPNQHRRLSASPTAIRPSSRRDSKSSITSATITIPQRRVIVTLDHLRREFQTELDRVSRIERGDWEFGILDDGDPVGGGQDHDDTMLLA